Proteins encoded within one genomic window of Amycolatopsis sp. 2-15:
- a CDS encoding NADPH-dependent 2,4-dienoyl-CoA reductase has translation MTPYPHLLRPLDLGFTTLRNRVLMGSMHTGLEDRAAHFPQLAEYYAERARGGVGLIVTGGFAPNRTGWLLPFASKLSTTAEAKEHQQLTAPVHEAGGKIALQILHAGRYSYNPLSVSASSRKAPINPFRPRALTGYGIRRTIRAFADCAALAREAGYDGVEIMGSEGYLINQFLAERTNKRTDSWGGSAEKRRRFAVEIVRRTREKVGPDFIIIYRLSMLDLVEGGQSWDDVVALAREVEAAGATIINTGIGWHEARVPTIVTSVPRAAFTWVTGKLKPHVSIPVVTSNRINMPQVAEEVLARGDADLVSLARPFLADPSWVRKASEGRDDEINTCIACNQACLDHAFSRKPVSCLVNPRAGHETTLVLSPARRVKHVAVVGAGPAGLAAATALGERGHRVELFEAAGEIGGQFGIARRIPGKEEFAETIRYYARRLEVTGVKVHLSRRASASDLTGFDEVVLATGVVPRVPALEGIDHPKVVSYVDVVRGGAPVGSRVAVIGAGGIGVDVSEFLTSSTSPDRDEWMAEWGVTDPELAPGGLGVARPSPSPRTAYLLQRKKTPIGAALGKTSGWVHRAALKAKGVEQISGVTYERVDDAGLHVTVDGKTRLLEVDTVVVCAGQEPVRDLAGALGSTPVHLIGGADVAAELDAKRAIDQGTRLAATL, from the coding sequence ATGACGCCCTACCCCCACCTCCTGCGACCGCTCGACCTCGGCTTCACGACCCTGCGCAACCGCGTGCTCATGGGCTCGATGCACACCGGCCTCGAAGACCGCGCGGCCCACTTCCCGCAGCTCGCCGAGTACTACGCCGAGCGCGCCCGCGGCGGCGTCGGCCTGATCGTCACGGGTGGGTTCGCGCCGAACCGCACGGGCTGGCTGCTGCCGTTCGCGTCGAAGCTTTCGACAACGGCGGAAGCGAAGGAACACCAGCAGCTCACCGCGCCCGTGCACGAGGCCGGCGGCAAGATCGCGCTGCAGATCCTGCACGCGGGCCGCTACTCCTACAACCCGTTGAGCGTCTCGGCGTCGAGCCGCAAGGCGCCGATCAACCCGTTCCGCCCGCGTGCGCTGACCGGCTACGGCATCCGGCGGACGATCCGCGCGTTCGCCGACTGCGCCGCGCTCGCCCGTGAGGCGGGGTACGACGGTGTCGAGATCATGGGCTCGGAAGGGTACCTGATCAACCAGTTTCTGGCCGAGCGCACCAACAAGCGCACCGACAGCTGGGGCGGCTCGGCGGAGAAGCGCCGCCGGTTCGCCGTGGAGATCGTGCGGCGCACGCGCGAAAAGGTGGGCCCGGACTTCATCATCATCTACCGGCTCTCGATGCTCGACCTCGTCGAAGGCGGGCAGAGCTGGGACGACGTCGTGGCGCTGGCCCGCGAGGTCGAGGCCGCGGGCGCGACGATCATCAACACCGGCATCGGCTGGCACGAGGCCCGCGTGCCGACGATCGTGACGTCGGTGCCGCGCGCCGCGTTCACGTGGGTGACCGGGAAGCTCAAACCGCACGTGTCGATCCCGGTCGTGACGTCGAACCGCATCAACATGCCGCAGGTCGCCGAAGAAGTCCTGGCGCGCGGCGACGCGGACCTCGTGTCGCTGGCGCGGCCGTTCCTCGCTGACCCGTCGTGGGTCCGCAAGGCTTCGGAGGGCCGAGACGACGAGATCAACACCTGCATCGCGTGCAACCAGGCCTGCCTCGACCACGCGTTCAGCCGCAAACCCGTGTCGTGCCTGGTCAACCCGCGCGCCGGGCACGAGACGACGTTGGTGCTGTCGCCGGCTCGGCGCGTGAAGCACGTGGCCGTGGTCGGCGCCGGGCCGGCCGGGCTCGCGGCGGCGACGGCGCTGGGCGAGCGTGGCCACCGCGTCGAGCTGTTCGAGGCGGCGGGCGAGATCGGCGGCCAGTTCGGCATCGCGCGGCGGATCCCGGGCAAGGAGGAGTTCGCCGAGACCATCCGCTACTACGCGCGGCGGCTGGAGGTAACGGGGGTGAAGGTGCACCTTTCGCGGCGGGCCTCGGCGTCGGATCTGACCGGGTTCGACGAGGTCGTGCTGGCCACGGGCGTCGTGCCGCGGGTGCCGGCGCTGGAGGGGATCGATCATCCGAAGGTCGTGTCCTACGTGGACGTCGTGCGGGGCGGCGCGCCGGTCGGGTCGCGGGTCGCCGTGATCGGGGCCGGCGGGATCGGGGTGGACGTGAGCGAGTTCCTCACGTCGTCGACCTCTCCGGATCGCGACGAGTGGATGGCGGAGTGGGGTGTCACGGACCCCGAGCTCGCCCCGGGTGGGCTCGGGGTGGCGCGGCCTTCGCCGTCGCCGCGGACCGCCTACCTGCTGCAACGCAAGAAGACGCCGATCGGGGCGGCGCTGGGCAAGACTTCGGGCTGGGTGCACCGGGCCGCGCTGAAGGCGAAGGGCGTGGAGCAGATCTCCGGCGTCACATACGAGCGGGTGGACGACGCCGGGCTGCACGTGACCGTCGACGGGAAAACACGGCTGCTCGAGGTGGACACGGTGGTGGTCTGCGCCGGTCAGGAGCCCGTGCGGGACCTGGCGGGCGCGCTGGGTTCGACGCCGGTGCACCTCATCGGCGGGGCCGACGTGGCGGCCGAGCTCGACGCGAAACGCGCCATCGACCAGGGCACGCGCCTGGCGGCCACGCTGTAG
- a CDS encoding prephenate dehydrogenase, with product MIGLGLIGGSLLRASVASGRTTWGAAVSEVDADAASRAGYDVTTDVEAALHRAATAEALIVLAVPLPAVENLLRLVAQHAPHCVLTDVVSVKGPMLDAVRRRAPYTRYVGGHPMAGTAESGWLAGNASLFEGAAWVVGVEEDTDLLAWAEVTRLVLDVGAFAVPLPADSHDETVARISHLPHLFAAILATIGAQGGPLAMSLAAGSYRDGTRVAGSSPELVRAMTEGNRDALLPIVDEALGRLGAARGSLASTGGLAATIKAGHDGALAYSTAHDAARSGVRITLSAPDARDALIGLGERGGRITALDDGVAGGEVT from the coding sequence GTGATCGGGCTCGGGCTCATCGGCGGGTCGCTGCTGCGCGCGAGCGTGGCCAGCGGCAGGACCACGTGGGGCGCCGCGGTGTCCGAAGTGGACGCCGACGCCGCCAGCCGCGCCGGCTACGACGTGACCACCGACGTGGAGGCGGCCCTGCACCGCGCGGCGACAGCCGAGGCGCTGATCGTGCTCGCCGTGCCGCTGCCGGCCGTCGAGAACCTGTTGCGGCTGGTCGCGCAACACGCGCCGCACTGCGTGCTCACCGACGTGGTGAGCGTGAAGGGCCCGATGCTCGACGCCGTGCGCCGGCGCGCGCCATACACGCGTTACGTCGGCGGGCACCCGATGGCGGGCACCGCCGAGTCGGGCTGGCTCGCGGGCAACGCCTCGCTGTTCGAGGGCGCGGCCTGGGTCGTCGGCGTCGAGGAGGACACCGACCTGCTGGCCTGGGCCGAGGTGACCCGGCTGGTGCTCGACGTGGGCGCGTTCGCGGTGCCGCTGCCCGCCGACTCGCACGACGAGACCGTCGCGCGGATCTCGCACCTGCCCCACCTGTTCGCCGCCATCCTGGCGACCATCGGCGCCCAGGGCGGCCCGCTCGCGATGTCCCTGGCCGCCGGCTCCTACCGCGACGGCACCCGCGTGGCCGGCTCCAGCCCCGAACTGGTCCGCGCCATGACCGAAGGCAACCGCGACGCGCTGCTGCCCATCGTCGACGAGGCCCTCGGCCGCCTCGGCGCCGCTCGCGGCTCCCTCGCCTCCACCGGCGGCCTCGCCGCCACCATCAAAGCCGGCCACGACGGCGCGCTGGCCTACTCCACCGCCCACGACGCCGCCCGCTCGGGCGTGCGCATCACGCTCTCCGCCCCGGACGCCCGCGACGCGCTGATCGGGTTGGGCGAGCGCGGGGGCCGGATCACCGCCCTCGACGACGGCGTGGCCGGCGGCGAAGTCACCTAA
- a CDS encoding antitoxin produces the protein MGINFDELKNKATEALRDNSDKIEQGLDKAAGFAKSKTSGHDSQIDGGVEKAKGFLGKLAGNDKPGNGNPGEGQQPPQQ, from the coding sequence ATGGGCATCAACTTCGACGAGCTCAAGAACAAAGCCACCGAGGCGCTGCGCGACAACAGCGACAAGATCGAGCAGGGCCTCGACAAGGCGGCCGGGTTCGCCAAGTCCAAGACGAGTGGCCACGACTCGCAGATCGACGGCGGCGTCGAGAAGGCCAAGGGCTTCCTCGGAAAGCTCGCCGGCAACGACAAGCCCGGCAACGGCAACCCCGGCGAGGGTCAGCAGCCGCCGCAGCAGTAG